From one Nycticebus coucang isolate mNycCou1 chromosome 14, mNycCou1.pri, whole genome shotgun sequence genomic stretch:
- the LOC128565689 gene encoding olfactory receptor 2D3-like, translated as MGKENQTYVTQFIFLGLSSDKQTQILLFVIFLIIYLLTVFGNLLIIFLIHVDSQLHTPMYFLLKNLSFTDLCFSTTIVPQLLFHLLVIRKTISFTRCLIQMVFFLIMGCTESSLLAAMSYDRYVAVCKPLHYSTLMSQRVCVQLVTASWASGAFVSLVDTTFTLCLPYHGQNIINHYFCEPPALLKLASVDTYSTEMAIFAMGVVILLGPVSLILFSYWNIISTVIQIQSGKGRLKVFSTCGSHFSVVFFFYGSTIFTYMQPNSKKMNEGDKVISVFYSVITSMMNPFIYSLRNKDVKEAFRKAFGR; from the coding sequence ATGGGCAAAGAAAACCAAACCTATGTGACTCAATTTATCTTTCTGGGCCTTTCTTCAGATAAGCAGACCCAGATACTGCTTTTTGTGATATTTCTCATCATTTACCTGCTGACTGTGTTTGGGAATCTGCTCATTATATTCCTAATTCATGTTGACTCTCAACTTCACACACCAATGTACTTCTTACTTAAAAATCTGTCATTTACTGATCTTTGCTTCTCTACAACTATTGTTCCCCAGTTGCTATTCCATTTGCTGGTCATAAGAAAGACCATTTCTTTTACTAGATGCTTGATTCAGATGGTTTTTTTCCTAATAATGGGTTGTACAGAGAGTTCACTTCTAGCAGCAATGTCCTATGACCGCTATGTGGCTGTCTGCAAACCCCTGCACTATTCCACCCTCATGTCCCAGAGGGTTTGTGTTCAACTAGTCACAGCGTCATGGGCCAGTGGAGCATTTGTGTCCTTAGTAGATACCACATTCACTTTATGTCTTCCATATCATGGACAGAATATAATTAATCATTATTTTTGTGAGCCTCCTGCTCTCTTGAAGCTGGCTTCAGTAGATACCTATAGCACAGAAATGGCCATCTTTGCAATGGGTGTGGTCATCCTTCTAGGTCCTGTCTCTCTTATCCTTTTTTCCTACTGGAATATTATCTCCACTGTGATTCAAATACAGTCAGGGAAAGGGAGGCTCAAGGTCTTCTCTACCTGTGGTTCCCATTTTAgtgttgttttcttcttctatGGGTCAACAATATTTACCTACATGCAGcctaattcaaagaaaatgaatgaggGGGACAAGGTTATCTCAGTGTTCTACTCAGTCATAACATCTATGATGAATCCTTTCATTTATAGCCTAAGAAATAAGGATGTGAAGGAGGCATTTAGGAAAGCATTTGGAAGATAG